From the genome of Flavobacterium sediminis:
GTAATGTTCCGCAATATAAACGGCTCTTTCGTTGTGAAATTGCTGAGACACAATAATGATCTGATCCTGACCGAATATCTCTTTGCACCTTACGACGGAATCCAATGTTCTAAAGCCTGCAAAATCCAAATAGATCCGTTCTTCCGGAACACCTCTGTTCATCAGTTCCTGCTTCATATCTTCCGGTTCGTTATAATCTGCACGACTGTTGTCGCCACTTATGATCACATTTTTGATCTTTCCTGCTTGATACAAGGCTACAACAGCTTCAATTCTATTAAAGAAATAAGCATTGGGTTGACCACTTTTTAGTGTTTTACCGGTTCCCAATAACAGGGCTGTTTGTGTCTCCGGAACTTCCGAAACAGAACCATACACTTTAGGAGCTGCCTCCCTTTGAATCGTTTTATAGGCTACTACAGTACAAATTACAAATAGTAAGACTAAAAAGCCTAAATATCGTTTTTTTGCTTTGATCTTTTTTCCGAACATCGATCGTTTATTTAATAAGTCTACAAATTAACCTAATTTTTGTCTATTTGTAAACCAATGAGTACCTTTATTCGCTCAATTGATAAAATATTTTGTATGTCAAAAGCGATCCAAGACTTATATCCTGATAATTTAGCCCATTGCTACGGCTGCGGTAAAAATAACCCTGATGGCTATCAGCTTAAAACCTATTTAGTAGGTGATGAAACTATAGCTCATTTTACACCGGAAGAAAAATATACTTCTATTCCGGGAAATGTTTACGGCGGTTTGATCGCTTCGCTCTTAGATTGTCACGGCACCGGATCGGCTGCTGCTTTTGCCTGTCAGGCAGAAGGCATTTCTTTAGAAGAAGCTCCTATACCGGTTCGTTGTGTAACAGCTTCCTTAAAAGTTGATTTCAAAGCATTGACTCCTATGGGTGTTGAATTAGAACTGAAAGGTAAACTCCGAAGTATAGAAGGAAGAAAGATCTGGGTCGATATGACGCTGAGTGCCAACGGTACGGTTTGTGCCACAGGAGAAATTCTGGCAATCCGGTTAAAGGATTAGTAATACAACCGGAATCCCAGACTTTTGCACAAGGCATAACGCTGTCGGAATAATTCTT
Proteins encoded in this window:
- a CDS encoding SanA/YdcF family protein, with protein sequence MFGKKIKAKKRYLGFLVLLFVICTVVAYKTIQREAAPKVYGSVSEVPETQTALLLGTGKTLKSGQPNAYFFNRIEAVVALYQAGKIKNVIISGDNSRADYNEPEDMKQELMNRGVPEERIYLDFAGFRTLDSVVRCKEIFGQDQIIIVSQQFHNERAVYIAEHYGIKAIAFNAKDVNAYAGFKTQLREFLARDKVFIDFLFNVKPKFLGEKVVIQ
- a CDS encoding PaaI family thioesterase, translating into MSKAIQDLYPDNLAHCYGCGKNNPDGYQLKTYLVGDETIAHFTPEEKYTSIPGNVYGGLIASLLDCHGTGSAAAFACQAEGISLEEAPIPVRCVTASLKVDFKALTPMGVELELKGKLRSIEGRKIWVDMTLSANGTVCATGEILAIRLKD